In Brevibacillus marinus, the genomic window TTCGTTCCGAATAAACAATTATTGAGAATTGCGATACTTCGGAGCCTGAGCCGGCAGTGGTGGGGATCATCACCATGGGCGGCAGGGGGCGGGTGATTTTGTCTACTCCCTCGTACTCGAGGATGCTGCCCCCGTTCGTCGCCAACAGGGCGATCGCTTTGGCTGCATCCAGCACACTGCCGCCGCCGACTCCGACGATCGCATTACACTCATGCGCAAGGTATTCGCCCAGGCCTTGGTGAACTTCGTAATCTTTGGGATTGGGGGTGACATTGGTCCACAGGTGGTAGTTCAGCTGACTCTGCTTCAGGTAATGGATGACTTGCTCAGCCCAGCCGGCCTCAACGACTCCCGGATCGCTCGCCAGAAATACCTTTTTCGCTCCCAGCCGGCTGAGACACTCCCCGATTTGGCAGATCGACTGCTCGCCGAAGATGATTTCCGGAGCCATGAACTTGGAAACTTTCATATACTCACCCCTTTTTGCAAAAATTGTAATACATGAATGAGGCGATCGGAAGGACAATTTTTTGGCCGTCGCGCCGATTTTTCGGCTGTTTGGCCGCAAAAACGTCCTCTCCCAAGTAAGCGTTATCATTATTTTCGCATAATAGGGATTGGTATGTATATTGCAAAAATAGCAAGGCGAGTGGCCACATCATTCATGTAGAGGGGGAGTTTATGTGAAAGCTGCTGTTGTCAATCAGTTTCACGAAAGACTGGAACTGAAGGAGGTGCCGATTCCCGAGATTGGTCATGGCGAGGTGCTGGTGCGAATCAAAGCCTGCGGGGTGTGTCACACCGACCTTCATGCTGCGCACGGAGATTGGCCGGTGAAGCCTAAACTGCCGCTGATTCCCGGGCACGAAGGAGTAGGCGTGGTGGAAAAGGTTGGCGAAGGCGTCACCTCGTTAAAAGTGGGGGATCGCGTGGGGATTCCCTGGCTGTATTGGGCGTGCGGGGAATGCGAATACTGCTTGAGCGGCTGGGAGACCTTGTGCCAACAGCAAAAAAACGGCGGGTATTCGGTTGATGGAGGGTATGCGGAATACTGCAAGGCCCCCGCTGCTTACGTGGCGCGCATCCCGGACGGGCTGAGCGATGTGGAAGCGGCGCCGATTCTGTGTGCCGGCGTGACGACCTATAAAGCGCTGAAAATGGCCGACCTGGCGGCTGGCGAATGGGTCGCGATTTACGGCATCGGCGGTTTGGGCCACCTGGCTTTACAGTATGCCAAGGCGATGGGCTACCGTGTGATTGCGGTGGACATCCACGACGAAAAGCTGAAGCTGGCCAAGGAGTTGGGAGCCGACCTGACGGTGAATGGGGCGGCCGTCGATCCGGCGCAGGCCATCTTCGAGCAGACAGGCGGCGCGCATGCCGCGGTCAGCGTCGCCGTCACGAAAAAGGCGTTTGAACAAGCCTATCGCTCGGTGCGGCGCGGCGGAACGCTGGTCGTGGTCGGACTGCCCAACGATCAGCTGCCGATTCCGATCTTTGATACGGTGCTCAATGGCGTGTCGGTAAAGGGCTCCATCGTGGGGACGAGAAAAGATATGCAGGAAGCGCTTGATTTTGCGGCTCGCGGTAAAGTGAAGGCGATGATCGAGACACAGCCTTTGGAAAAGATCAACGAAGTGTTCCAGCGCATGGAACGAGGCCAGATCAATGGACGTGTAGTATTGACAATCGATTAAAACGCAAGGAGGGTGTCTTGTGATTTACGAAAAACCCGGACAACCTGGCAGCAAGGTAACGTTTCGCAGCCGTTACGAAAACTACATCGGCGGGGAGTGGGTGCCCCCGGTCAGAGGGGAGTACTTTGAAAATGTTTCCCCAGTAAACGGCAAGGTGTTTTGTGAGGTAGCCCGCTCGACGGCGGAGGATATTGAAAAGGCGCTGGATGCCGCCCATGCGGCCAAAGAAGCGTGGGGCAAAACCTCGCCTGCCGAACGTGCGTTGATTCTGAACAAGATCGCCGATCGGATCGAGGAAAACCTGGAAAAGCTGGCCGTGGCCGAGACGTGGGACAACGGCAAACCGATTCGGGAAGCGCTGGCTGCCGACCTCCCGCTGGCGATCGACCATTTCCGCTATTTCGCCGGGGTGATTCGCGCCCAGGAGGGCAGCATCAGCCAGATCGACAACGACACCGTCGCCTACCACTATCATGAACCGCTCGGCGTGGTCGGGCAAATCATTCCCTGGAATTTCCCGCTGCTGATGGCGACGTGGAAGCTGGCGCCGGCGCTCGCCGCAGGCAACTGCGTCGTGCTGAAACCGGCCGAACAGACTCCGGCCAGCATCATGCTGCTGATGGAGCTGATCGGCGACCTCCTGCCGCCCGGCGTGGTCAACGTGGTCAACGGCTTTGGCATTGAAGCGGGCAAACCGCTGGCCAGCAACAAGCGGATTGCCAAAGTGGCGTTTACCGGTGAAACCACCACGGGACGGTTAATCATGCAGTACGCTTCGGAAAACATCATCCCGGTCACCCTGGAGCTGGGCGGCAAATCGCCGAACATCTTCTTTGCCGACGTATTCGCCAAACAAGATGAGTTTGCCGAGAAAGCATTGGAAGGGTTTACCCTGTTTGCGCTGAACCAGGGCGAGGTCTGCACCTGCCCGTCCCGCGCGCTGATCCAGAAGAGCTTTTTCCACGACTTCCTCGACAAGGCGGTGGAGCGAACCAAGCAAATCAAGCAGGGCAACCCGCTCGATACCGAGACGATGATCGGCGCCCAAGCTTCCAATGATCAACTGGAAAAAATCTTGTCGTACATTAACATCGGCCGGCAAGAGGGGGCGGAAGTGCTGATTGGCGGCGAGCGCAATGTGCTGCCCGGCGATCTGGCCGAGGGCTATTACGTGCAGCCGACCATCTTCGTCGGAAACAACAAGATGCGCATCTTCCAGGAAGAGATTTTCGGACCGGTCGTGTCGGTAACCTCCTTCCACGAATTTGACGATGCGCTGAGCATTGCCAACGACACGCTGTACGGTCTGGGCGCCGGCGTCTGGACACGCGACGTCAATACGGCGTACCG contains:
- the adhP gene encoding alcohol dehydrogenase AdhP, coding for MKAAVVNQFHERLELKEVPIPEIGHGEVLVRIKACGVCHTDLHAAHGDWPVKPKLPLIPGHEGVGVVEKVGEGVTSLKVGDRVGIPWLYWACGECEYCLSGWETLCQQQKNGGYSVDGGYAEYCKAPAAYVARIPDGLSDVEAAPILCAGVTTYKALKMADLAAGEWVAIYGIGGLGHLALQYAKAMGYRVIAVDIHDEKLKLAKELGADLTVNGAAVDPAQAIFEQTGGAHAAVSVAVTKKAFEQAYRSVRRGGTLVVVGLPNDQLPIPIFDTVLNGVSVKGSIVGTRKDMQEALDFAARGKVKAMIETQPLEKINEVFQRMERGQINGRVVLTID
- the adh gene encoding aldehyde dehydrogenase; this encodes MIYEKPGQPGSKVTFRSRYENYIGGEWVPPVRGEYFENVSPVNGKVFCEVARSTAEDIEKALDAAHAAKEAWGKTSPAERALILNKIADRIEENLEKLAVAETWDNGKPIREALAADLPLAIDHFRYFAGVIRAQEGSISQIDNDTVAYHYHEPLGVVGQIIPWNFPLLMATWKLAPALAAGNCVVLKPAEQTPASIMLLMELIGDLLPPGVVNVVNGFGIEAGKPLASNKRIAKVAFTGETTTGRLIMQYASENIIPVTLELGGKSPNIFFADVFAKQDEFAEKALEGFTLFALNQGEVCTCPSRALIQKSFFHDFLDKAVERTKQIKQGNPLDTETMIGAQASNDQLEKILSYINIGRQEGAEVLIGGERNVLPGDLAEGYYVQPTIFVGNNKMRIFQEEIFGPVVSVTSFHEFDDALSIANDTLYGLGAGVWTRDVNTAYRLGRGIQAGRVWVNCYHQYPAHAAFGGYKQSGIGRETHKMMLEHYQQTKNLLVSYSTQPLGLF